In Pedobacter sp. SL55, the following proteins share a genomic window:
- a CDS encoding SGNH/GDSL hydrolase family protein — protein MKNILKLSVVACALILLSAMKPKTKKVIFFGDSITQAGVQGNGYINLLKKQVDSTKFELFGAGIGGNKVYDLYLRLEDDVLAKKPDLVFIYVGINDVWHKQTSKTGTDYPKYLKFYQALINKIKARGSAVVLCTPSVVGEKKNGANELDADLDKYAEGIRELAAKNNLPLCDLRRAFKAYEEQNNPQDLEKDILTRDRVHLNDKGNQFVADQMLPFIK, from the coding sequence ATGAAAAACATTTTAAAACTATCAGTTGTGGCGTGTGCCCTAATTCTGCTATCTGCTATGAAACCTAAAACAAAAAAAGTAATATTCTTTGGCGACTCGATTACCCAAGCGGGTGTGCAGGGAAACGGCTATATCAATTTACTTAAAAAGCAGGTAGATAGTACTAAGTTTGAATTGTTTGGTGCTGGCATTGGTGGCAATAAAGTATACGACCTATACTTGCGCTTAGAAGATGATGTATTGGCTAAAAAACCCGACCTGGTTTTTATTTATGTAGGTATCAACGATGTTTGGCATAAACAAACTTCAAAAACAGGGACAGATTATCCCAAATATCTCAAATTCTATCAGGCATTAATTAACAAAATTAAAGCACGCGGTAGTGCAGTAGTTTTATGCACACCTTCGGTAGTTGGCGAGAAAAAAAATGGAGCTAACGAACTAGATGCCGATTTAGATAAGTATGCGGAGGGCATAAGGGAGTTGGCCGCTAAAAATAATCTTCCGCTATGCGATTTAAGAAGGGCTTTTAAAGCTTACGAGGAACAAAATAATCCGCAAGATTTGGAGAAAGATATTTTAACCAGAGATAGGGTGCATTTGAACGATAAGGGAAACCAGTTTGTGGCAGATCAGATGTTGCCTTTTATTAAGTAA